The Cetobacterium sp. ZOR0034 genome has a window encoding:
- a CDS encoding 2-methylaconitate cis-trans isomerase PrpF family protein, whose amino-acid sequence MKCCYFEKESLEIKCSIVRGGTSKGIFIMENELPKDQKLRDKIILSIFGSPDVRQIDGLGGADTLTSKLAIIGPSTRKDADIDYTFGQVSFVDSFVDYGGNCGNISSGVGVYAVNNGLVEAIEPITKVKVHLTNTKRILEVEVPVKNGKAIVNGDFKIDGVPGTGAKITLDWSDVVGGITGKLLPTGNAKDIISIGNESFEVSVVDAGNIVIFIEAEKLGLIGTETASEIDNNKELMNKIERIRGEICFKLGLVDSWEKAAKETPYQPFFAMVSRSQNYKAFNGIEVSKEDVDIVSRLVFMLKMHKTYPVTGTVGTGAIARVKGSIVYNLLSQRGKENDKIEIGHPGGVIPVESTAEYIDNECKITRLGVYRTARIILDGRVFVNLESIK is encoded by the coding sequence ATGAAGTGTTGTTATTTTGAAAAAGAATCACTTGAAATAAAGTGTTCTATTGTTAGAGGTGGAACGAGTAAAGGGATTTTTATAATGGAAAACGAATTGCCAAAAGATCAAAAGTTAAGAGATAAAATTATTTTATCAATTTTTGGAAGTCCAGATGTGAGACAAATAGATGGCCTTGGCGGTGCAGATACATTAACAAGTAAATTAGCTATAATAGGACCATCAACAAGAAAAGATGCGGATATAGATTATACTTTTGGACAGGTTAGTTTTGTAGATAGTTTTGTGGATTATGGTGGAAATTGTGGAAATATATCTTCTGGAGTAGGAGTTTATGCTGTTAATAATGGATTGGTAGAAGCGATTGAACCGATAACTAAAGTAAAAGTTCATTTAACAAATACAAAAAGAATATTAGAGGTTGAAGTACCAGTTAAAAACGGAAAAGCAATAGTTAATGGAGATTTTAAAATTGATGGAGTTCCAGGTACAGGAGCAAAGATAACTCTTGATTGGTCAGATGTTGTAGGTGGGATAACAGGGAAATTACTTCCAACAGGTAATGCAAAAGATATTATTAGTATTGGAAATGAGAGTTTTGAAGTATCTGTGGTTGACGCTGGAAATATAGTTATATTTATAGAAGCAGAAAAACTTGGATTAATAGGTACAGAAACAGCATCAGAGATAGATAACAATAAAGAATTGATGAATAAAATAGAGAGAATAAGAGGAGAGATTTGCTTTAAATTAGGCTTAGTTGACTCGTGGGAAAAAGCAGCAAAAGAAACACCGTATCAACCATTTTTTGCAATGGTGAGTAGATCACAAAATTATAAAGCTTTTAATGGAATTGAAGTTTCAAAAGAGGATGTAGATATAGTTTCTAGATTAGTATTTATGCTAAAGATGCATAAAACATATCCTGTAACTGGCACTGTAGGAACGGGAGCAATAGCAAGAGTAAAGGGAAGTATAGTTTATAACTTACTTTCACAAAGAGGAAAGGAAAATGATAAAATAGAGATAGGTCATCCAGGAGGAGTTATTCCTGTGGAATCAACAGCGGAGTACATAGATAATGAATGTAAGATTACAAGACTTGGAGTGTATAGAACTGCTAGAATTATTTTGGATGGACGAGTTTTTGTAAATTTAGAAAGTATAAAATAA
- a CDS encoding nitroreductase family protein: MDFLARRSIRKYISKDIENEKLNEILKAGLSSPTGKNIKPFELIVVKNKEKLKKMAKAKDSGSGSMLEGANLGIVVLGDPEKSNLWNEDCSIVSFSILLKAFDLGIGGCWVNVKGHKHSSTLSSEEYLTNLLNIPKNLKIVSIISLGYPDEQKVAYEDKDLDFSKIHFEN; this comes from the coding sequence GTGGATTTTTTAGCAAGAAGATCGATTAGAAAGTATATTTCAAAAGACATAGAAAATGAAAAACTGAATGAAATTTTAAAGGCTGGATTATCTTCTCCAACAGGTAAAAATATAAAACCATTTGAATTGATTGTGGTGAAAAATAAAGAAAAATTAAAAAAAATGGCAAAGGCAAAAGATAGTGGTAGTGGATCGATGCTAGAAGGAGCAAATTTAGGAATAGTTGTTTTAGGAGATCCAGAGAAATCAAATCTATGGAATGAAGATTGTTCTATTGTATCTTTTTCAATTTTACTAAAAGCTTTTGATTTAGGAATTGGAGGATGTTGGGTCAATGTGAAAGGGCATAAACATTCGAGCACCTTATCTTCTGAAGAATATCTTACTAATTTATTAAATATTCCTAAGAATTTAAAGATAGTATCAATAATCTCTTTAGGATATCCAGATGAACAAAAAGTAGCATATGAAGATAAAGATTTAGATTTTTCTAAAATACATTTTGAAAATTAA
- a CDS encoding flavodoxin family protein, protein MILGISGSGRTNGITSKVIKKILENCNEETEFISLSGKKIGGCLGCTACAKDNICIIQDDFHEIANKMLKADKIIFGAPNYFGTLNAISHSFWERTYSFRHNEFLGLAGKLGVIISIGYNEIGTSSVNEELKKFMSKYNFMSIIKEMFIEGYSQCYTCGFGLTCSIGKVVKDHGFIDKIEPHHLPKTLEEQNQSLFEIKKSVILLNNIKNDKV, encoded by the coding sequence ATGATTCTTGGAATTAGTGGAAGTGGCCGAACTAATGGAATAACTTCTAAAGTTATAAAAAAAATATTAGAAAATTGTAATGAAGAAACTGAATTTATATCATTATCTGGAAAAAAAATAGGAGGTTGCTTGGGATGTACCGCCTGTGCCAAAGATAATATTTGCATAATCCAAGATGATTTCCATGAGATTGCTAATAAAATGTTAAAAGCTGATAAAATAATTTTTGGAGCTCCTAATTATTTTGGAACTTTAAATGCTATTTCTCATAGTTTTTGGGAAAGAACTTATTCTTTTAGACATAATGAATTTTTAGGATTAGCTGGAAAACTAGGTGTTATTATAAGTATTGGCTATAATGAAATTGGCACAAGTTCTGTTAATGAAGAATTAAAAAAATTTATGAGTAAGTATAATTTTATGTCTATTATAAAAGAAATGTTTATTGAAGGTTACTCTCAATGCTATACATGTGGCTTTGGATTAACTTGCTCTATAGGAAAAGTTGTTAAAGATCATGGTTTTATTGATAAAATAGAACCACATCACTTACCAAAAACACTAGAAGAACAAAATCAATCTTTATTTGAAATAAAAAAGAGCGTAATACTTTTAAACAATATAAAAAATGATAAAGTATAA
- a CDS encoding LysE family translocator, protein MLIEGFKFGMLLQLAIGPVCLYIFSLGVNESFIHTLFGVLGVVLADAMYIILAILGISSFIKNEKTQKSFNLLGAGIVIIFGLQLILGYFNLSILPSINLFKDFNSNLPFLKAFFLTAANPMTILFWIGVFSTKLNENFLDKKSILLFSIGSLLATLIFLSFIGFIGSLSSNFLNKNILSTLNLSVGLALMYFGIKKIKK, encoded by the coding sequence ATGCTGATTGAAGGTTTTAAATTTGGGATGTTATTACAACTTGCTATTGGTCCAGTTTGCCTTTATATATTTTCATTAGGAGTCAACGAAAGTTTTATACATACTTTATTTGGAGTTTTAGGAGTCGTTCTTGCTGATGCAATGTATATAATTTTAGCTATTTTAGGAATTTCATCATTTATAAAAAATGAAAAAACTCAAAAATCTTTTAATTTATTAGGAGCTGGTATTGTTATTATTTTTGGACTTCAATTAATTTTAGGATATTTTAATCTTTCTATATTGCCAAGTATCAATCTATTTAAAGATTTTAATTCTAATCTTCCTTTTTTAAAAGCTTTCTTTTTAACAGCTGCTAATCCTATGACAATTCTTTTCTGGATAGGTGTTTTTAGTACTAAGTTAAATGAAAACTTTTTAGATAAAAAATCAATTTTACTATTTTCTATAGGTTCTCTTTTGGCTACTTTAATATTTTTAAGTTTTATTGGATTTATAGGTTCTTTGAGTAGTAATTTTTTAAATAAAAATATTTTATCTACATTAAATCTGAGTGTTGGGCTAGCTTTAATGTATTTTGGAATAAAAAAAATAAAAAAATAA
- a CDS encoding SDR family oxidoreductase — translation MKKNFSNNICIITGGAGGIGYHLSEGFRQKGYKVVVLDIKKHNELSSDIDFIQVDLRSETEIKNSFSKIVEKYGNAHILINNAAISTFNKNIEDISIDEFDDVINVNLRGSFICCKEFIKINKGEIYGRIINITSTRWNQNESNWEAYGASKGGLVSLTNTLAVSLAKTPITVNAISPGWIQVENYNTLTATDHSQHPSGRVGTPRDILNACLFLSDIENDFINAANIIIDGGMSKKMIYND, via the coding sequence ATGAAAAAAAATTTTTCAAATAATATATGTATTATTACTGGTGGTGCTGGTGGTATTGGGTACCATCTTTCAGAGGGATTCCGTCAGAAGGGATACAAAGTAGTCGTTTTAGATATAAAAAAACATAATGAACTATCTTCAGATATAGACTTCATACAGGTTGATCTTAGATCAGAAACTGAGATAAAAAATTCATTCTCTAAAATTGTTGAAAAATATGGAAATGCTCATATACTTATAAATAATGCTGCCATATCAACTTTTAATAAAAATATTGAAGATATCTCTATAGATGAGTTCGACGATGTTATAAATGTTAATTTGCGTGGAAGTTTTATCTGTTGTAAAGAGTTTATAAAAATAAATAAAGGAGAAATTTATGGTAGAATAATAAATATCACTTCTACTAGATGGAATCAAAATGAATCTAATTGGGAAGCTTATGGAGCTTCTAAAGGCGGTTTAGTCTCTTTAACTAACACTCTTGCTGTTTCTTTAGCCAAAACACCTATAACTGTTAATGCTATTAGCCCTGGATGGATACAAGTTGAAAATTATAATACTTTGACTGCAACAGATCATTCACAACACCCATCAGGAAGAGTTGGAACTCCTCGGGATATTCTTAATGCATGTTTATTTTTATCTGATATTGAAAATGACTTTATAAATGCAGCAAATATAATCATTGATGGTGGTATGAGTAAAAAAATGATTTATAATGACTAA
- a CDS encoding DUF4269 domain-containing protein: MTKINFQSIEYLSFGNEKQKKSYKILSELEIFETLKNFTPILVGTIPLGVDNEKSDLDIVCYFTNILDFRKLIEENFSKQKNFSIREDLFKNNLLVANFFIDEMEIEIYGSHINSTQTNGYRHMIIEDRILQLADSKFRQKIIELKKDGMKTEPAFAFLLKLEGNPYDKILELENYSDYELIKLLL, from the coding sequence ATGACTAAAATCAATTTCCAAAGTATAGAATACCTTTCTTTTGGAAATGAAAAACAGAAAAAAAGTTATAAGATATTATCAGAGTTAGAAATTTTTGAAACACTTAAAAATTTCACTCCAATTTTAGTTGGAACTATTCCTTTAGGTGTTGATAACGAAAAAAGTGATTTGGATATAGTCTGTTATTTTACAAATATTCTAGATTTTAGAAAGCTTATAGAAGAAAATTTTTCAAAACAAAAAAATTTTTCTATTAGAGAGGATCTATTTAAAAATAATCTATTAGTAGCTAACTTTTTTATAGACGAAATGGAAATAGAGATTTATGGTAGCCATATAAACTCTACCCAAACAAATGGTTATCGACATATGATAATCGAAGATAGAATATTACAATTAGCAGACTCTAAATTCCGTCAAAAAATAATCGAACTAAAAAAAGATGGCATGAAAACAGAACCAGCCTTTGCCTTTCTATTAAAATTAGAGGGTAATCCATATGATAAGATACTCGAATTAGAAAATTACTCAGACTATGAATTAATTAAGCTATTACTTTAA
- a CDS encoding M20 family metallopeptidase: MKQKIFDRVERLKDELTNLSDFIFDNPELGLEEFKSSKKIVEILKNNGFEIEMGIGGFETAFKATYEVGNFGPSIGLLCEYDALEGMGHGCAHHLQGPSVIGAALSLRDSLKDKNYKIVVYGTPAEETVGAKVKMLQEGCFQDIDVALMMHGAPDTTTDVKSLALSNFTIKFHGISSHAALAPEKGRSALDGLILLFQGIEFLREHMRDDVKIHYTITNAGGPANVVPKYAEAKVSIRSYDRFYLDHIIERFSKVVQGASLMTETEYEIIETKRLNNKIPVLELNQILMDNAKLVDAPRLSPPREKTGSTDFGNVMYQVPGSCIRVAFVPKGTSSHSEEFLCAGKSKEAHDAIIFGAKILAGTAYDLIQDEELFRKVKEEFKANKEKSEKI, translated from the coding sequence ATGAAGCAAAAAATTTTTGACAGAGTTGAAAGATTAAAAGATGAATTAACCAACCTAAGTGATTTTATTTTTGATAATCCTGAACTAGGATTAGAAGAGTTTAAAAGTTCAAAGAAAATTGTAGAGATTTTAAAAAACAATGGATTTGAAATTGAAATGGGAATAGGAGGATTTGAAACAGCTTTTAAAGCAACATATGAAGTTGGAAATTTTGGACCTTCAATTGGTTTGTTGTGTGAGTATGATGCTTTAGAAGGTATGGGACATGGATGTGCTCATCATCTTCAAGGACCAAGTGTTATAGGAGCCGCTTTAAGTTTAAGAGACTCATTGAAAGATAAAAATTATAAAATTGTTGTGTATGGAACTCCAGCAGAGGAAACTGTAGGAGCAAAGGTGAAAATGCTTCAAGAGGGATGTTTCCAAGATATAGATGTAGCACTTATGATGCATGGAGCCCCTGACACAACAACAGATGTAAAATCTTTAGCTCTTTCAAATTTTACAATAAAATTTCATGGAATAAGCTCGCATGCAGCTTTAGCTCCAGAAAAGGGAAGAAGTGCTTTAGATGGCTTAATTTTACTGTTCCAAGGAATTGAATTTTTAAGAGAGCATATGAGAGATGATGTAAAAATACACTATACAATAACAAATGCAGGTGGTCCTGCAAATGTGGTTCCTAAATATGCGGAAGCAAAAGTAAGTATAAGGTCTTATGATAGATTTTATTTAGATCATATTATTGAGAGGTTTTCTAAGGTGGTACAAGGAGCTTCTCTTATGACTGAAACAGAGTATGAGATTATAGAAACAAAAAGGTTAAATAACAAGATACCAGTATTAGAGCTAAATCAAATCCTAATGGATAATGCCAAATTGGTTGATGCACCTAGATTATCTCCCCCTAGAGAAAAAACTGGTTCAACAGACTTTGGAAACGTAATGTATCAAGTACCAGGTTCATGTATAAGAGTTGCATTTGTGCCTAAAGGGACTTCATCGCATTCAGAAGAATTTTTATGTGCAGGTAAAAGTAAAGAAGCTCATGATGCAATAATATTTGGAGCTAAAATTTTAGCAGGGACAGCTTATGATTTAATTCAAGATGAAGAACTATTTAGAAAAGTGAAAGAAGAGTTTAAAGCTAATAAAGAAAAAAGTGAGAAAATATAG
- a CDS encoding YfcC family protein — translation MNQKEKKKISFPHTYVIILGLIIFATLLTWIVPAGQFPRVKDVVTGRTIIVADQFAFIKNTPVNFLDIPFKIVDGLNQSSSIVFLVLIVGGAFHVIIKTGMFQALTAKVTKTFGDKESFLIPAFTTIFAIACMSIGVNTFIGFAPVAIILARSMGYDAIVGISMVALGGAIGFSTGTFNPFTTGVAQALAGLPMFSGLGYRVFSLIVFLIVTNIYILNYAKKIKKNPELSVVSDLEKLENTLENNQDVMPEIESRHYLVLIIVVALFGVLIYGGTAWHWGLNQSAGLFIWMAILGGLAYGFSPSTIAKEFVNGAKGLIFGALIIGIARTISIILTDGKILDTSVYYLGNMLASLPHSFQSTGMFLMQLFINGLVTSGSGQAAVTMPIMLPVADIIGMTRQTAVLAFNFGDGLSNYVLPTSSALMGFLAIANVSYEAWMRYMGKLFLLWIVTGSILITIANWIGYGPF, via the coding sequence ATGAATCAAAAAGAGAAAAAGAAAATTAGCTTTCCACACACGTATGTAATTATTTTGGGGTTAATAATTTTTGCAACATTACTAACTTGGATTGTTCCAGCAGGTCAATTTCCAAGAGTAAAAGATGTGGTTACAGGAAGAACTATAATTGTGGCAGATCAATTCGCTTTTATAAAAAATACTCCTGTTAATTTTTTAGATATTCCATTCAAGATTGTAGATGGATTAAATCAATCAAGCAGTATTGTATTTTTGGTTTTAATTGTTGGGGGAGCATTTCATGTGATAATAAAAACAGGGATGTTTCAGGCTCTTACAGCTAAGGTAACAAAAACTTTTGGCGATAAAGAAAGTTTTTTAATTCCAGCATTTACAACAATATTTGCCATAGCTTGCATGAGTATTGGAGTTAATACATTTATAGGATTTGCTCCAGTCGCAATAATATTAGCAAGATCGATGGGGTATGATGCGATAGTTGGAATTTCAATGGTTGCTTTGGGTGGAGCAATAGGATTTAGTACAGGAACATTCAATCCTTTTACAACAGGAGTAGCACAAGCTCTAGCTGGATTGCCTATGTTCTCAGGATTAGGATATAGAGTATTCAGTTTGATTGTTTTTTTAATTGTCACAAATATATATATACTAAACTATGCTAAAAAAATAAAAAAGAATCCAGAGTTAAGCGTGGTTAGTGATTTAGAAAAATTAGAAAATACTCTTGAAAATAATCAAGATGTAATGCCAGAGATAGAGAGCAGACATTACTTAGTTTTAATAATAGTAGTAGCACTATTTGGTGTTTTAATATATGGTGGAACAGCTTGGCATTGGGGATTGAATCAAAGTGCAGGATTATTTATTTGGATGGCTATCTTAGGAGGCCTTGCATATGGATTTTCACCAAGTACTATAGCAAAAGAATTTGTGAATGGAGCTAAAGGACTTATATTTGGGGCTTTAATAATAGGTATAGCTAGAACAATATCGATTATTTTGACAGATGGTAAAATATTAGATACATCAGTTTATTATTTAGGAAATATGTTAGCATCATTACCACACTCATTCCAATCAACAGGAATGTTTTTAATGCAACTATTTATAAATGGATTAGTTACATCAGGAAGTGGTCAAGCAGCAGTTACAATGCCGATAATGCTTCCTGTAGCTGATATTATAGGTATGACTAGACAAACAGCAGTATTGGCATTTAATTTTGGAGATGGATTAAGTAACTATGTTTTACCAACATCTTCAGCACTTATGGGATTCCTTGCTATAGCTAATGTTTCTTATGAAGCTTGGATGAGATATATGGGAAAACTATTTTTACTTTGGATAGTTACAGGATCAATACTAATAACAATAGCAAACTGGATAGGATACGGTCCATTTTAA
- a CDS encoding MurR/RpiR family transcriptional regulator, translating into MICSLEKRIQNKNLTKTETLIADFFCNNKNRIYFLTSIDIAKELNISDTSVIRFVKSLGFKNFKDFKNNLKEEVSNKILTPSEKLSLNEEILNKNNLIETFRNSIINNLDETLNNDSFDKIKKAIHILNTSNKKYVIGFKSTSGIASFFGLRLGFILNNVITHSQNNSELIKNIVDIQKDDCLLLISHPKYSKTYSLLIELAKKANAKVIVITDKTTSPVANLGDITLFTDIRGISYFNSIISTQALIEFILTTMSKNLDNYSKERLQKINDLLNENK; encoded by the coding sequence ATGATTTGTTCTCTAGAAAAAAGAATACAAAATAAAAATTTGACTAAAACAGAAACTCTTATCGCAGATTTTTTCTGTAATAATAAAAATAGAATATATTTCTTAACATCAATTGATATTGCCAAAGAATTAAATATTAGTGATACCTCTGTTATCAGATTTGTAAAATCATTAGGATTTAAAAACTTTAAAGATTTCAAAAATAATTTAAAAGAGGAAGTTAGTAATAAAATTCTTACTCCATCAGAAAAACTAAGCTTAAATGAAGAGATTTTAAATAAAAACAATTTAATTGAAACATTTAGAAATTCGATTATTAATAATCTTGATGAAACTCTAAATAATGATTCGTTTGACAAAATAAAAAAAGCTATACACATACTAAATACCTCTAATAAAAAATATGTAATTGGATTCAAAAGTACATCTGGTATTGCTTCATTTTTTGGTTTACGTCTAGGTTTTATTTTAAACAATGTAATTACTCATAGTCAAAACAATTCTGAACTTATAAAAAATATAGTTGACATACAAAAAGATGATTGTTTACTTCTTATCTCTCATCCTAAATATTCAAAAACTTACTCTCTTCTAATTGAATTAGCTAAAAAAGCTAATGCTAAAGTGATTGTTATAACCGACAAAACAACTTCACCTGTTGCTAATTTAGGAGATATCACTCTTTTCACCGATATAAGAGGGATAAGTTATTTCAATTCTATTATATCTACTCAAGCTTTAATTGAATTTATACTAACTACTATGAGTAAAAATTTAG